The DNA window ACGGCCTGCAGGATCGTGGGGGAGAGATCGAACGTGCCGGTCTTCACCTTGCCCGAGAGGCCCATTTCATCAAGGGCGGCCAGCGTTGGCTCGGCGCCGCTGGCGCCGACGGCGAGGATGAACTGTGTGTCGGCATGAGCGGTCATGTAGGCGATCACGCGGTTCTTCATTTCGGTCGGGTCGATGACGCCGTTCATCACGGGGACGTCGACCCCCAGACCCTTGGCAAAGCCGGCGCAGCGGTCGTCAAGGCTCGAATTGCCGACCTCATGGTTGGCGCAGACCGCCTTGGTGAGCCCGAGCGCCTTGATGCGCTCTCCGGCCATGACACCCGCCTGGAATTCATCCTGCCCCATGAACAGCAGGCCGCCAAGGTCATGGGTGAGCTTCGAGCCGCCGGAATCGATGACGATCACCGGGATGCCGGCGGCGACCGCGTTCTTGACCGGCGTCGAAAGGGCGGCCGCGTCGGGGATCGAGACAACCATGCCGTCGGGCTTCGAAGCCGTGATGGCGTCGATCATCTGCGCCATCTTGGCCATGTCGAAGGTTTCGGGCGCCAGGTATTCGGCCTTGACGCCCAGGGTCTTGGCGGCATCGTCCATGCCGTTCTTGACCACCGACCAGTAGGGGTCGCCGCTCTGGCCATGGGTGACGAACACCACGCGCGTCTCATCGGCGGCCGCAAGGGTCGTGGCCGCCGCCATCATCGTGAAGCCGGCCAGCAGGCCAAGCGCAGGCTTTACTAATTTCGCAAGCGAAAACATAGAACCTCCTGTTTGTTTTCCGCCGCCGCAATTACGGTCGGCGGTTCCAGTTGCCCCTTTATTCCAGTTCCATTCCTCAGCACTGGTTCCCTGGGGGCCGCACGCGGCCCCAATCATTCAATGACGGTAAATCCGGCTTCCTTCGCCATGCGCAACAGGTTCTGGAAGCCCATTGTCGCATAGGTCAGTGGGATCGCCCTGCTGGGATCCTGCTCGGCCTCGACGACCAGCCAGCCGCTGTAACCATTGTCGGCCAGCACGCGCAAAATAGTGGGATAGTCGATGGAGCCGTCGCCGGGAACGGTGAAGATCCCTTCCATGACCGCGCCCATGAAACTCATGTCCCTGGCGCGGGCACGCTCGAGCACGGCCTTGCGGGTGTCCTTGCAATGCACATGCACGACGCGTTTGACCTGCGCCTTGATCAGGGCCAGCGGGTCGCCGCCCGAAAAGATCGAATGGCCGGTGTCGTAGAGCAGGCCGACCGCTTGGCCGGTGTGGCGCATCAAGAGGGCCACTTCGGCATCGGTCTCGACGATGGTCCCCATATGGTGGTGAAAGGCCATGCGCACGCCGAAATCCGCCATCCGTTCAGCGAGTGCCGTCAGCTTGCGGCCATAGGCCGGCCATTCCTCCGCGCTGAGGACCGGGCGCTGCGAGATCGGCCCCCAGATGGCGTTGTGGCGCCCGCGCGAGGTGTCGGCATAGACAACATGAGTCGAGCCCATATCCTTCAAAAGCTGGAGATGCGGCGTGATCGCATCCATCTCCGCGCCGACGTCCTTTTCGTCGCAGCGGCCATCATACCAGCCGGAAACCACCGCAAGGCCATGGCGCTGCATGATCGGCTTCAGTTCGGACGACCGGCGCGGAAACTTGCCGCCAAGTTCGGTGCCGGAATAGCCGGCCTGCCTGGTTTCTGCCAGACACACCTCCAGCGGCGTGTCGCCGCCGAGTTCCGGCACGTCGTCATTGGTCCAGGTGATCGGATTGATGCCGATGCGAACCTTCACGGGCGAACTCCTGATTGCTTAGACTGGGCAAGGTGATGGCGGGCGAGGCCGGCCAGCAGCGTCATGTCGCGACGGGCATGCTCGGCGGTGTTGCGCACGGGCGTGCCTTCGACGATCGCCGACCAGAAGCCTTTCAATTCCTCGACGAACGCCTCCTGGTAGCCACTGCGGATGTCCGCGCTGGAAAGCGTGTGGCCGCTGCCGGTGCGAACCGTCAGCCGCGTCGGCTGGTGGTTGAGGTAGGGCGAGGGGAATTCCAGCTCGAGCGAGGCGTCGTCGAAGTAGAGCGTGATGCGCTCGCGATAGTCGGGCAGCCTCGGAATGGCGACATGCGCCATG is part of the Mesorhizobium loti genome and encodes:
- the iolE gene encoding myo-inosose-2 dehydratase; the protein is MKVRIGINPITWTNDDVPELGGDTPLEVCLAETRQAGYSGTELGGKFPRRSSELKPIMQRHGLAVVSGWYDGRCDEKDVGAEMDAITPHLQLLKDMGSTHVVYADTSRGRHNAIWGPISQRPVLSAEEWPAYGRKLTALAERMADFGVRMAFHHHMGTIVETDAEVALLMRHTGQAVGLLYDTGHSIFSGGDPLALIKAQVKRVVHVHCKDTRKAVLERARARDMSFMGAVMEGIFTVPGDGSIDYPTILRVLADNGYSGWLVVEAEQDPSRAIPLTYATMGFQNLLRMAKEAGFTVIE
- a CDS encoding sugar ABC transporter substrate-binding protein: MFSLAKLVKPALGLLAGFTMMAAATTLAAADETRVVFVTHGQSGDPYWSVVKNGMDDAAKTLGVKAEYLAPETFDMAKMAQMIDAITASKPDGMVVSIPDAAALSTPVKNAVAAGIPVIVIDSGGSKLTHDLGGLLFMGQDEFQAGVMAGERIKALGLTKAVCANHEVGNSSLDDRCAGFAKGLGVDVPVMNGVIDPTEMKNRVIAYMTAHADTQFILAVGASGAEPTLAALDEMGLSGKVKTGTFDLSPTILQAVVAGKMEWGIDAQQYAMGYIPVAMFDLWKKYKIMPIADYPTGPGFVTKDTAASVIELSKLGKR